In Labrus bergylta chromosome 6, fLabBer1.1, whole genome shotgun sequence, the following proteins share a genomic window:
- the hs2st1b gene encoding heparan sulfate 2-O-sulfotransferase 1: MGLLRTMMPPKIQLLAVLAFGVAMLFIENQIQKLEESRAKLEHTIARHQVAEVEQRHSEDSGRESSPLSERDDMVIIYNRVPKTASTSFTNIAYDLCGKNRFHVLHINTTKNNPVMSLQDQVRFVRNVTSWRAMKPGFYHGHVAYLDFSKYSAKSKPMYINVVRDPIERLVSYYYFLRFGDDYRPGLRRRKQGDKKTFDECVSSGGSDCAAEKLWMQIPFFCGHHSECWNAGSRWALEQAKFNLVNEYLLVGVTEELEDFIMILEAALPRFFKGATDLYRTGKKSHLRKTTEKKPPTKETISKLQQSNIWKMENEFYEFALEQFQFVRAHAVREKDGELFVLAQSFFYEKIYPKVS; encoded by the exons ATGGGGCTTTTACGGACCATGATGCCGCCCAAGATCCAGCTCTTGGCTGTTTTGGCGTTTGGAGTGGCCATGCTCTTCATCGAGAACCAGATCCAGAAACTGGAGGAGTCAAGAGCCAAACTGG AACACACCATTGCCCGACACCAGGTGGCTGAAGTGGAGCAGCGTCACAGTGAAGATTCGGGCCGGGAATCGTCACCGCTGTCAGAAAGAGACGACATGGTCATCATCTACAACAGAGTACCTAAGACGGCCAGCACATCGTTCACCAACATCGCCTATGACCTGTGTGGGAAAAACCGCTTCCAtgtcctgcacatcaacacgaCCAAAAACAATCCTGTCATGTCTTTGCAGGACCAG GTTCGCTTTGTCAGGAACGTCACGTCGTGGAGAGCGATGAAGCCCGGCTTCTACCACGGGCACGTAGCCTATCTGGACTTCTCCAA ATACAGTGCGAAGAGTAAGCCGATGTACATCAATGTAGTGCGGGACCCGATAGAGCGCCTGGTGTCCTACTACTACTTCTTACGTTTCGGAGACGACTATAGACCCGGACTACGACGTAGAAAACAAGGGGacaaaaag ACATTTGATGAGTGTGTGTCATCAGGAGGGTCCGACTGTGCTGCGGAGAAACTCTGGATGCAGATCCCCTTCTTCTGTGGTCATCATTCAGAGTGCTG GAATGCAGGCAGCAGGTGGGCTCTGGAGCAAGCCAAGTTCAACCTGGTGAACGAGTACCTGCTGGTTGGAGTGACCGAGGAGTTGGAGGACTTCATCATGATCCTGGAGGCTGCACTGCCACGCTTCTTTAAGGGGGCCACAGACCTCTACAGAACAG GAAAGAAGTCACATCTGCGAAAGACCACCGAAAAGAAGCCCCCAACCAAAGAGACAATCTCCAAGCTGCAGCAGTCCAACATctggaaaatggaaaatgagTTTTATGAGTTTGCACTCGAACAGTTTCAGTTTGTGCGAGCCCACGCTGTCAGGGAGAAGGATGGAGAGCTTTTTGTCCTGGCTCAGAGCTTCTTCTACGAGAAGATTTACCCCAAAGTGAGCTAA